A genomic region of Anas platyrhynchos isolate ZD024472 breed Pekin duck chromosome 9, IASCAAS_PekinDuck_T2T, whole genome shotgun sequence contains the following coding sequences:
- the GHSR gene encoding growth hormone secretagogue receptor type 1 isoform X2 — MREGSAGGRGAENRTGGEPPLHLFPAPVLTGITVACVVLFVIGIFGNLMTMLVVSRFRDMRTTTNFYLSSMAFSDLLIFLCMPLDLFRLWQYRPWNFGDLLCKLFQFVSESCTYSTILNITALSVERYVAICFPLRAKVIITKRKVKLVILILWAVSFVSAGPIFVLVGVEHENGTNPLSTNECRATEYAIRSGLLTIMVWTSSVFFFLPVFCLTVLYSLIGRKLWRRKRKNIGPNTVIRDKNNKQTVKMLGRYLFSKSFEAGSLEIAVISQYCNLVSFVLFYLSAAINPILYNIMSKKYRIAACRLFGLKPLPKKRLSSTKQESSRVWTEPSVTT, encoded by the exons ATGCGGGAGGGGAGCGCGGGCGGGCGCGGCGCGGAGAACAGGACGGGCGGCGAGCCCCCGCTGCACCTCTTCCCCGCGCCCGTGCTCACCGGCATCACGGTGGCCTGCGTGGTCCTCTTCGTCATCGGGATCTTCGGCAACCTGATGACCATGCTGGTGGTGTCGCGGTTTCGGGACATGAGGACCACCACCAACTTCTACCTGTCCAGCATGGCGTTCTCCGACCTGCTCATCTTCCTCTGCATGCCCTTGGACCTGTTCCGCCTCTGGCAGTACCGGCCCTGGAACTTCGGGGACCTCCTCTGCAAGCTCTTCCAGTTCGTCAGCGAGAGCTGCACCTACTCCACCATCCTCAACATCACCGCCCTCAGCGTGGAGCGGTACGTCGCCATCTGCTTCCCCCTGCGCGCCAAGGTGATCATCACCAAGAGGAAGGTCAAGCTGGTCATCCTCATCCTCTGGGCCGTCTCCTTCGTTAGCGCTGGCCCCATCTTCGTCCTGGTGGGGGTCGAGCACGAGAACGGCACCAACCCCCTGAGCACCAACGAGTGCCGCGCCACGGAGTACGCCATCCGCTCGGGGCTCCTCACCATCATGGTCTGGACCTCCAGCGTCTTCTTTTTCCTGCCCGTCTTTTGCCTGACCGTGCTGTACAGCCTCATCGGGAGGAAGCTctggaggagaaagagaaagaacatcGGTCCGAACACGGTCATCAGGGACAAGAACAACAAGCAAACTGTGAAAATGTTAG GAcggtatttattttccaaatcctTTGAAGCCGGATCCTTGGAGATAGCAGTGATCAGCCAGTACTGCAACTTGGTGTCCTTTGTCCTCTTCTACCTTAGCGCCGCCATCAACCCCATCCTCTACAACATCATGTCCAAGAAGTACCGAATCGCCGCTTGCCGGCTCTTTGGACTCAAACCCCTCCCAAAGAAAAGACTCTCCAGCACGAAGCAGGAAAGTTCGCGTGTGTGGACAGAACCGAGCGTCACCACATGA
- the TNFSF10 gene encoding tumor necrosis factor ligand superfamily member 10 isoform X1, producing MMLPTAGLSPGQTFGAVLAAAVLLQSVCVAVTFLYFTNELKQLWDMYSKNSVACLTGEELGDFIQNLDVIESEDRAADPCWQVKWHLGKLIKKMMSRSFEENLSAVNADRALTLPRTDGQQPQRPVHRIAAHLTGNSNRRSSLSAHIDSSPRRGTGHKISNWESSRKGHSFLYNVELRNGELVVPQTGYYYIYSQIYFRFRENENEDSGLLAQIRNPKQLVQYVYKLTDYPEPILLMKSARTSCWSKKAEYGLYSIYQGGVFQLKRNDRIFVSVSNSDIVDMDKEASFFGAFMIG from the exons ATGATGCTGCCCACAGCCGGCCTCAGCCCCGGGCAGACCTTCGGGGCCGTGCTGGCCGCCGCCGTGCTCCTGCAGTCCGTCTGCGTGGCCGTCACCTTCCTCTACTTCACCAACGAGCTCAAGCAG ctctgggacaTGTACTCAAAGAACAGCGTCGCTTGTCTCACTGGGGAGGAACTTGGAGATTTCATCCAAAACTTGGATGTAATTGAAAGTGAAGACAGAGCAGCTGACCCCTGCTGGCAAGTAAAGTGGCACCTGGGAAAGTTAATTAAAAAG ATGATGTCAAGAAGCTTTGAGGAAAACTTATCTGCAGTCAATG CTGACAGAGCCCTGACACTTCCACGCACGGACGGACAACAGCCGCAGCGTCCTGTGCACAGGATAGCAGCACACCTGACGGGCAACAGCAACAGGAGGAGCTCCTTGTCAGCACACA tagATTCCTCACCCCGAAGAGGCACCGGACATAAAATAAGCAACTGGGAATCGTCAAGGAAAGGCCACTCTTTCCTTTACAATGTGGAGCTGAGGAATGGCGAGCTGGTGGTACCGCAAACGGGGTATTATTACATCTACTCACAAATTTACTTTCGCTTCCGTGAAAATGAGAATGAGGATTCGGGTTTGTTGGCACAAATCAGAAACCCCAAGCAGCTCGTCCAGTATGTTTACAAGCTGACTGATTACCCAGAGCCCATTTTGCTCATGAAAAGTGCAAGAACAAGCTGCTGGTCTAAAAAGGCAGAATACGGACTTTACTCCATCTACCAGGGTGGTGTGTTTCAGCTGAAAAGGAATGACAGGATTTTTGTCTCGGTCAGTAACAGTGACATAGTAGACATGGACAAGGAGGCGAGCTTTTTTGGAGCCTTTATGATCGGTTAA
- the TNFSF10 gene encoding tumor necrosis factor ligand superfamily member 10 isoform X2, with product MMLPTAGLSPGQTFGAVLAAAVLLQSVCVAVTFLYFTNELKQLWDMYSKNSVACLTGEELGDFIQNLDVIESEDRAADPCWQVKWHLGKLIKKMMSRSFEENLSAVNADRALTLPRTDGQQPQRPVHRIAAHLTGNSNRRSSLSAHNSSPRRGTGHKISNWESSRKGHSFLYNVELRNGELVVPQTGYYYIYSQIYFRFRENENEDSGLLAQIRNPKQLVQYVYKLTDYPEPILLMKSARTSCWSKKAEYGLYSIYQGGVFQLKRNDRIFVSVSNSDIVDMDKEASFFGAFMIG from the exons ATGATGCTGCCCACAGCCGGCCTCAGCCCCGGGCAGACCTTCGGGGCCGTGCTGGCCGCCGCCGTGCTCCTGCAGTCCGTCTGCGTGGCCGTCACCTTCCTCTACTTCACCAACGAGCTCAAGCAG ctctgggacaTGTACTCAAAGAACAGCGTCGCTTGTCTCACTGGGGAGGAACTTGGAGATTTCATCCAAAACTTGGATGTAATTGAAAGTGAAGACAGAGCAGCTGACCCCTGCTGGCAAGTAAAGTGGCACCTGGGAAAGTTAATTAAAAAG ATGATGTCAAGAAGCTTTGAGGAAAACTTATCTGCAGTCAATG CTGACAGAGCCCTGACACTTCCACGCACGGACGGACAACAGCCGCAGCGTCCTGTGCACAGGATAGCAGCACACCTGACGGGCAACAGCAACAGGAGGAGCTCCTTGTCAGCACACA ATTCCTCACCCCGAAGAGGCACCGGACATAAAATAAGCAACTGGGAATCGTCAAGGAAAGGCCACTCTTTCCTTTACAATGTGGAGCTGAGGAATGGCGAGCTGGTGGTACCGCAAACGGGGTATTATTACATCTACTCACAAATTTACTTTCGCTTCCGTGAAAATGAGAATGAGGATTCGGGTTTGTTGGCACAAATCAGAAACCCCAAGCAGCTCGTCCAGTATGTTTACAAGCTGACTGATTACCCAGAGCCCATTTTGCTCATGAAAAGTGCAAGAACAAGCTGCTGGTCTAAAAAGGCAGAATACGGACTTTACTCCATCTACCAGGGTGGTGTGTTTCAGCTGAAAAGGAATGACAGGATTTTTGTCTCGGTCAGTAACAGTGACATAGTAGACATGGACAAGGAGGCGAGCTTTTTTGGAGCCTTTATGATCGGTTAA
- the GHSR gene encoding growth hormone secretagogue receptor type 1 isoform X1 has translation MREGSAGGRGAENRTGGEPPLHLFPAPVLTGITVACVVLFVIGIFGNLMTMLVVSRFRDMRTTTNFYLSSMAFSDLLIFLCMPLDLFRLWQYRPWNFGDLLCKLFQFVSESCTYSTILNITALSVERYVAICFPLRAKVIITKRKVKLVILILWAVSFVSAGPIFVLVGVEHENGTNPLSTNECRATEYAIRSGLLTIMVWTSSVFFFLPVFCLTVLYSLIGRKLWRRKRKNIGPNTVIRDKNNKQTVKMLVVVVFAFILCWLPFHVGRYLFSKSFEAGSLEIAVISQYCNLVSFVLFYLSAAINPILYNIMSKKYRIAACRLFGLKPLPKKRLSSTKQESSRVWTEPSVTT, from the exons ATGCGGGAGGGGAGCGCGGGCGGGCGCGGCGCGGAGAACAGGACGGGCGGCGAGCCCCCGCTGCACCTCTTCCCCGCGCCCGTGCTCACCGGCATCACGGTGGCCTGCGTGGTCCTCTTCGTCATCGGGATCTTCGGCAACCTGATGACCATGCTGGTGGTGTCGCGGTTTCGGGACATGAGGACCACCACCAACTTCTACCTGTCCAGCATGGCGTTCTCCGACCTGCTCATCTTCCTCTGCATGCCCTTGGACCTGTTCCGCCTCTGGCAGTACCGGCCCTGGAACTTCGGGGACCTCCTCTGCAAGCTCTTCCAGTTCGTCAGCGAGAGCTGCACCTACTCCACCATCCTCAACATCACCGCCCTCAGCGTGGAGCGGTACGTCGCCATCTGCTTCCCCCTGCGCGCCAAGGTGATCATCACCAAGAGGAAGGTCAAGCTGGTCATCCTCATCCTCTGGGCCGTCTCCTTCGTTAGCGCTGGCCCCATCTTCGTCCTGGTGGGGGTCGAGCACGAGAACGGCACCAACCCCCTGAGCACCAACGAGTGCCGCGCCACGGAGTACGCCATCCGCTCGGGGCTCCTCACCATCATGGTCTGGACCTCCAGCGTCTTCTTTTTCCTGCCCGTCTTTTGCCTGACCGTGCTGTACAGCCTCATCGGGAGGAAGCTctggaggagaaagagaaagaacatcGGTCCGAACACGGTCATCAGGGACAAGAACAACAAGCAAACTGTGAAAATGTTAG ttGTGGTGGTATTTGCTTTCATACTCTGCTGGTTGCCTTTTCACGTAGGAcggtatttattttccaaatcctTTGAAGCCGGATCCTTGGAGATAGCAGTGATCAGCCAGTACTGCAACTTGGTGTCCTTTGTCCTCTTCTACCTTAGCGCCGCCATCAACCCCATCCTCTACAACATCATGTCCAAGAAGTACCGAATCGCCGCTTGCCGGCTCTTTGGACTCAAACCCCTCCCAAAGAAAAGACTCTCCAGCACGAAGCAGGAAAGTTCGCGTGTGTGGACAGAACCGAGCGTCACCACATGA